The window AGATTTAACTTCATAGGCAAGTTTAAAAAATGGTAGTCTATTAGATGGAGTTACAGAACGTAATTCTTTAAAAGATATTCTTAAAAAAGGAATTAGATAAGTGTCTTTATTTAAAGCAGAACCAAATGATGTTAAGGATGGTTTTGTAAAATCACCAACTAAAAACAAGCCTTTGTTTATTAAAGTATTATTTGACCACATGATTACAATATCTGTTATATCTATTTCAGAACATACATTGCAGGTAAGTGGGATAAAATTCTTCTTAACGTTCATATCTACTCTAGGATGATTTTCCCAGGTTGTAAAATCACTAAAATAATCTAGTATTGGATATATAGAAAATTTTACAGTATAACAATCAAAGAAATCTTCAACTTTAAATAAAGCAATTTCAGCTGAATGTATTGAAATATTATCTGGAAGAGCAGAAATATCAAAAAAAAGATAACTGTGGTAATAATATGTCCCATCATTGCCAATGCTTATAGTCTCATCATTTAGATTTTTATTTGGAAATTTATTTGATACAGTTAAGCTTTTGCTAGCAGGTATAATGATATTTCTCATTTATTACCACCTCTATTTTTTTATAATGAGTAGGAAATTATATTCTTATTTTAATTATTGATAAGTATAATTACCGTTACGAATTTCAAAAAAGTTTACATTCAAGATTCTTTAGAGTAGAACTTTTTTACTGTATAGGAAACTATATGATTTTCAAGTTGTGGATAACATCGCTCGAAGTAGTGCAGTACCAACTATTTTGAGCAACGGAGCCCGTAGGACTCGTTGGCGACATGAGCTATGCGTTAGCATAAAGTGAATTTTTTATATTATTAACATATGTATATAAGAAAAATATGTTCAAGTTAATATATTTTAGAAAAAAGATTTGAAGCAATATGCTTCAAATCTTTTTATTTATCATTTATAAGAAATATAAACACTTACATTATCAGCGGTTATACTACCAGCAAAGTCAGGATCAAGAGGAATAATTGGAAGAGCTTCATTGGCTGTACTTAGATCAATATCAGCTGCTTCAGCAGTTAAATCCATTTTATGAGTTTCGCCATAATAAGTATCAGTACCATCGTTTGCAGTTGCAATAAAATAATAAGTAAATCCCTTAGCAAGAGTACCACTAGTAATTGTTACTTCAACTCTATTTTGAGGAGTGCTTTTTACGGCTACATCAAATGTAAAAACAGACATATATTTCACTTACCTTTCTTAATAATATTAGGGATCCTTATCCCTGATACATATTATTAAAGATTGTACGATTTAGTTACTTAATTTAAATTTATAATGTGTAAATAGAATAGATTCAAAGCAATTTTTGATTATCACAAAAAATCTCAATAGAAAAACATATATTTTTATAGCTATTAAAAAATTCAAGACTGTATACAAGTAAATTAGTATCCTCGTTTTAGAATGCTAAAAAAACATTTATGCGACATTTAATATGATATATAATAAAAAGTAAGTATTAGTTATAAATTAAAATTTAAAAAATTAAGTAGAGGGATAAAAATGGTCAACAATATTTCAAAAAGTAGTCTTAATAATATAAATAACTTTATAGAAACAAGGTTTGGTTTACACTTTACAGAAAAAAGATTTAATGATCTCATAAGAAGTATATCCAATGCAGCAAAACAAAAAAATATTGGTCTTGAAGAATATATAAATTTAATATTGTCAAATAAATTGTCTAAGGAAGATTTAAAGAATTTAGTTAATTGTCTTACTATTGGAGAAACGTATTTTTTTAGAGATAAAAAATTATTTGATGTAATGAGACAAAGAATATTGCCAGATATAATTAATGATAGAAAATATTCTAGCAAAAGTTTGAAAATTTGGAGTGCAGGTTGCTCTTCTGGTGAAGAAGCGTATTCAATAGCAATTTTAGTTAAAGAACTTATTCCTGATTATGAAGAATGGGATATTGAAATTATTGCTACTGATATAAATCATTCATCTCTTAGTAAAGCTAAAAAAGGAATATATAGTGAGTGGTCTTTTAGAGGTGTAGACTTAAGTATTAAAAATAAGTATTTTATTAGAATGGATGATATGAGTTACAAACTTAAGGATGATATATTAAAACTTGTAAAATTTTATAGTTTAAATTTGGCTGATTCAAATTATATATTAGATGGTAAAATTATGAATAATAGTGATATTGTATTTTGTAGAAATGTTCTTATATATTTTAGTAAATATCAGGCTAGTAAGATAATTAATCGTTTCTACAATAATATTGTAGATGGAGGTTGGCTTGTTGTAGCACCTACTGAAAGTTTATTTCTTAATGATACTTCTTTTATACCTGTAAATATTAATGATATGTTTTTATACAATAAAAACATTACAAAAAATAATATATCAAAGTCATTTGATAATAATGTTTTTAATAATATTATTATAGATGAAAACTTGATAATGCAAAATGAAATAATGAAAAATGAGATGATTGAATATCGTGAGAATTTACAAATAAATAATGTTATTACAATAAAAAGTAAGAATGAATTACCAAAGAAAGAGAAACTAGATTCACAGGAAATGGAAGCTCAGGAATTTGAAACAATAGCTCGTTCTTTTGCTAATGAGGGGAAACTTGAAGAAGCTATTGAATGGTGTAAAAAAGCTATTTCCGTTGATAAAATAAATCCTTTTTATTATTATCTTCTTGCGAGTATTCAGCAAGAGCAAGGAGATATTAATGAAGCTGTTATATCGTTAAAAAAAGTTATTTATCTTGATCATAACTTTATTATGGCTTATTTTGATTTAGGGAATTTAAATTTAAAACAAGATAAATATATTCAAGCATCTAAAAATTTTAAAAATACACTTGTATTACTTGATAATTTAAATGAGGACGATATAGTTCCTTATTCAGAAGAAATGACAGTGGGCGTATTAAAGTGTATGATTAAAAATATAGACCATAAGGGAGATTTCTATGGAAAAGTGTAATGAGAAAGGAAGATTTGAAATTACTGAGATTTTAGAATTTGTGATAAGTGAGGATGATTCCAATCAAAGATATGCTATTGAAATTGGATATGTAAATGAGGTGTATTCTATAAAAAATGTTACTATGCTTCCTTGTACACCTGCATTTATAGTAGGGATAATGAATTTTAGAGGAAAAATAATATCAGTAATAGATATAAGAAATTTTTTAGGTTTTACTATGAAAAAAGTACATGAAGATAAAGTAAAAAAAGTAATTGTTGTAAATTGTGATGAAATAGAAGTTGGAATAGCTGTAGATGGGATTTTAGGATGTCGGGACATTGTTTTATCAGAAATACAAAAAAATGTTTTAACTATAACTAATTTTAATACTAACTATTTTAAAGGAATAACAAAAGAAAGAAGTATTGTTTTAAATATAAAAAATATAATGATGGATGAAAAAATTATTGTTAATGAAGATGTAATTTAATCATTTGAAGGGAGAGAACATAAATATGATAAAGAAAAAATTGATTAAAAGCTTAAAATCAAGGTTAATCATATGCTTTTTAATAGTAGCTATTATACCGGCTATTACTATAGGAGAATTAAGCTATTATAAATCAGAAAAATCTTTACAAAAAGTGGCTACTGACCAACTTATTTTTACAAGGGATACAAAGAAAAAAGAAATAGAAGATTATTTTAAAGTGAATCAAGAAAGAATTACTTATATGGCACAGGAGCCATCTGTTGTAGAAGCTATGGAAGAATTCACTAAGATTGGATTAAATAGTAGTTCTTATGATGGTATATATGAAAAATATAATCCAACATTTGCAAATTTTATTGATAAATTAGGGCATGGAGATGTAATGCTTGTAGATTCAAGTGGAAATGTTTTATATTCAGCATTTAAAGAAGATGATTTTGGGACAAATCTATTAACTGGACCTTACAAAGATACAAATATTGCAAAGGCATATGATGTTGCAAGAAATAGTAATGATAAAGATTTTACAACAATTACAGATTATGAATTCTATAGTCCTTCTAATGAAAAGCCAATTTTAGGAATAGCTTCTCCAATTTTTAAAGGAGAGCAAAAAATTGGTGTTCTTATTTTTAAAATGGGAACAGAAGAAATAGACAAAATTGTATCGAATAATAATAACTGGGAATCGTTAAAACTTGGTAAGAGTGGAGAAGTTGTTTTAATTGGACAAGATTATAAATTAAGAAGTAATACTAGGTTTGTAGAAAATGAGACAGATGAAAAAATAAAGGCAAAAAAATCAGCTATACTTTTAAAGGAAATAAGAACAAAAGGAACAGCTGCTGTTGTAACAACTGGAGAGACTGCTGTTGATACATATTTTGATTATCATGGTGTTGAATCGATTGTTGCATATACCCCATTAAATATTAATGGTTTAAAGTGGGATGTACTTGTTAAAATAGATGAAGCTGAAGCATTTCAATCAGTATATAAATTAAAAAATTTAACAACAGTTATTTTGATAGTTGCAGCAATAGTAATAACAATATTTTCGATTATTATATCTTCTAATATAGCAACTCCTTTGATAAAAATGGCAAATGTTGCTTCAAGGATAGCTACAGGAGATTTAACTGTTGAATTAGAAGAAGAAAAAAGATCAGATGAAATAGGAATTTTGACGAAAGCAATTAGGAATATGCTAAAGAATCTTAAAGAACAAACAAAGGAAACTATTAATGTAGTAGATGTACTTGCAGCTTCTGTTAATGAAATTACAGTTTCTCTTACTCAAGTTACCACGGGAGCAGCTCAAACTTCTTCAGCAGTTAGTGAAACGACAGCAACTGTTGAAGAGGTAAAACAGACGGTATATGTATCAAGTGAAAAAACAAAAAATGTTTCAAATAATGCAAAGAAATCACTTGAAATATCAAAAGTAGGAAATAAAGCAACAGAAGATACATTACAAGGAATGAATGTTATCAATAGTCAGATGCAAGAAATAGCAGAAAGTATACTAGGTTTAAGTGAGCAGAGTCAGAATATAAGTGAGCTTATAGAGAGTGTTGATACTATTTCAGAGCAGTCTAATATACTTGCTGTAAATGCTTCAATAGAAGCAGCTAAAGCGGGAGAACATGGAAAAGGATTCTCAATAGTGGCACAGGAAATTAGAAATTTAGCAGAACAATCAAAACAAGGTACTAAGCAGATAAGAAATATATTAAGAGATATACAAAAAGCTGCGAATACAGCTGTAATGACAACAGAAAAAGGGATAAAACTTGTTGATGCAGGTATGAAGCAAGCGGGTGAAGCAGGTTATTCTATAAACCAACTTGTGGAAAATATAAATCTATCTGCACAGGCAGCTGTACAGATAGAAGCATCTAGCCAGCAGCAATTGATTGGAATGGATCAGGTAGCAATTGCAATGGAAGGCATAAATGAGGCTAGTATTCAAAATGTTGATAGTATGAAACAATTAGAAGAGGCAACCAATAGACTTCAAGAGATGGGATATAGACTTAAGCAGTTAAATGAAAAATATAAGGTTTAGGTATTAAAAAAGCAACTAGTCAGTATGATGCAAAATATACTAGTATCTGATTAGTTGTTTGTTAAAGATGCCTTAAGGAAAGAGAGGATAGGGATGCATATAAATGATGCTGAGTTTTTTAAAAAGCTACGTTCTACCTTCATAATAGAGGCTCATGAGCATTTAAGAACTATTTCCT is drawn from Tepidibacter hydrothermalis and contains these coding sequences:
- a CDS encoding DNRLRE domain-containing protein, which codes for MRNIIIPASKSLTVSNKFPNKNLNDETISIGNDGTYYYHSYLFFDISALPDNISIHSAEIALFKVEDFFDCYTVKFSIYPILDYFSDFTTWENHPRVDMNVKKNFIPLTCNVCSEIDITDIVIMWSNNTLINKGLFLVGDFTKPSLTSFGSALNKDTYLIPFLRISFKELRSVTPSNRLPFFKLAYEVKS
- a CDS encoding CheR family methyltransferase, with protein sequence MVNNISKSSLNNINNFIETRFGLHFTEKRFNDLIRSISNAAKQKNIGLEEYINLILSNKLSKEDLKNLVNCLTIGETYFFRDKKLFDVMRQRILPDIINDRKYSSKSLKIWSAGCSSGEEAYSIAILVKELIPDYEEWDIEIIATDINHSSLSKAKKGIYSEWSFRGVDLSIKNKYFIRMDDMSYKLKDDILKLVKFYSLNLADSNYILDGKIMNNSDIVFCRNVLIYFSKYQASKIINRFYNNIVDGGWLVVAPTESLFLNDTSFIPVNINDMFLYNKNITKNNISKSFDNNVFNNIIIDENLIMQNEIMKNEMIEYRENLQINNVITIKSKNELPKKEKLDSQEMEAQEFETIARSFANEGKLEEAIEWCKKAISVDKINPFYYYLLASIQQEQGDINEAVISLKKVIYLDHNFIMAYFDLGNLNLKQDKYIQASKNFKNTLVLLDNLNEDDIVPYSEEMTVGVLKCMIKNIDHKGDFYGKV
- a CDS encoding chemotaxis protein CheW, whose amino-acid sequence is MEKCNEKGRFEITEILEFVISEDDSNQRYAIEIGYVNEVYSIKNVTMLPCTPAFIVGIMNFRGKIISVIDIRNFLGFTMKKVHEDKVKKVIVVNCDEIEVGIAVDGILGCRDIVLSEIQKNVLTITNFNTNYFKGITKERSIVLNIKNIMMDEKIIVNEDVI
- a CDS encoding methyl-accepting chemotaxis protein, whose product is MIKKKLIKSLKSRLIICFLIVAIIPAITIGELSYYKSEKSLQKVATDQLIFTRDTKKKEIEDYFKVNQERITYMAQEPSVVEAMEEFTKIGLNSSSYDGIYEKYNPTFANFIDKLGHGDVMLVDSSGNVLYSAFKEDDFGTNLLTGPYKDTNIAKAYDVARNSNDKDFTTITDYEFYSPSNEKPILGIASPIFKGEQKIGVLIFKMGTEEIDKIVSNNNNWESLKLGKSGEVVLIGQDYKLRSNTRFVENETDEKIKAKKSAILLKEIRTKGTAAVVTTGETAVDTYFDYHGVESIVAYTPLNINGLKWDVLVKIDEAEAFQSVYKLKNLTTVILIVAAIVITIFSIIISSNIATPLIKMANVASRIATGDLTVELEEEKRSDEIGILTKAIRNMLKNLKEQTKETINVVDVLAASVNEITVSLTQVTTGAAQTSSAVSETTATVEEVKQTVYVSSEKTKNVSNNAKKSLEISKVGNKATEDTLQGMNVINSQMQEIAESILGLSEQSQNISELIESVDTISEQSNILAVNASIEAAKAGEHGKGFSIVAQEIRNLAEQSKQGTKQIRNILRDIQKAANTAVMTTEKGIKLVDAGMKQAGEAGYSINQLVENINLSAQAAVQIEASSQQQLIGMDQVAIAMEGINEASIQNVDSMKQLEEATNRLQEMGYRLKQLNEKYKV